One region of Cydia pomonella isolate Wapato2018A chromosome 9, ilCydPomo1, whole genome shotgun sequence genomic DNA includes:
- the LOC133521471 gene encoding GTP-binding nuclear protein Ran: MADDMPTFKCVLVGDGGTGKTTFVKRHLTGEFEKRYVATLGVEVHPLVFHTNRGPIRFNVWDTAGQEKFGGLRDGYYIQGQCAIIMFDVTSRVTYKNVPNWHRDLVRVCEGIPIVLCGNKVDIKDRKVKAKTIVFHRKKNLQYYDISAKSNYNFEKPFLWLARKLIGDGNLEFVAMPALVPPEVTMDPQWQNQIEKDLKEAQDTALPDEDEDL, translated from the exons atgGCTGACGATATGCCCACATTCAAATGCGTGCTGGTTGGTGACGGCGGTACTGGCAAAACAACATTCGTCAAACGACATTTGACTGGAGAGTTCGAGAAGCGATACGTCGCAACGCTCGGTGTCGAAGTGCACCCTCTTGTTTTTCACACGAACCGCGGCCCTATTAGATTCAACGTATGGGATACAGCCGGTCAAGAAAAGTTCGGAGGTCTTCGAGACGGTTACTATATTCAAGGACAATGCGCCATAATTATGTTCGACGTAACGTCTCGCGTCACCTACAAAAACGTCCCTAACTGGCACAGAGACTTGGTGCGCGTATGTGAAGGAATCCCCATTGTTTTATGTGGAAACAAAGTTGACATTAAAGACAGGAAGGTCAAAGCGAAAACTATTGTTTTCCACAGGAAAAAGAATCTTCAG TATTATGACATCTCGGCTAAGTCAAACTACAACTTCGAGAAGCCCTTCCTTTGGCTGGCGCGCAAACTGATTGGTGATGGTAACCTAGAATTTGTGGCTATGCCTGCACTTGTGCCCCCAGAAGTCACCATGGACCCACAATGGCAGAACCAGATTGAAAAGGATCTCAAAGAGGCTCAAGACACTGCTCTGCCGGATGAAGATGAAGACTTGTAA
- the LOC133521473 gene encoding elongation factor Tu, which yields MATLSFAKSLVSPALKVVLKQGQCSHLRNTGFPGLSPLSIVLRRNYAEKQVFERTKPHCNVGTIGHVDHGKTTLTAAITKVLADLNLAQKKGYSDIDNAPEEKARGITINVAHVEYQTENRHYGHTDCPGHADYIKNMITGTAQMDGAILVVAATDGVMPQTREHLLLAKQIGIQHVVVFINKVDAADQEMVELVEMEIRELMTEMGYDGDKIPVIKGSALCALEGKSPEIGAEAITSLLKEVDSFIPTPVRELDKPFLLPVESVHTIPGRGTVVTGRLHRGVLKKGTECEIVGHGKVMKSTVTGVEMFHKTLEEAQAGDQLGALVRSIKREQIKRGMVMAKPGTVKAHDNIEAAVYILSKDEGGRSKPFTSFIQLQMFSMTWDCASQVTIPDKEMVMPGEDATLQLRLVKPMVCETGQRFTLRLGDMTLGTGVITKINKNLSEDDRLKLMEGKKAREKAAAKK from the exons ATGGCGACTCTATCTTTTGCCAAAAGTTTGGTTAGCCCAG CATTGAAGGTAGTTCTAAAACAAGGGCAATGTTCTCATCTCAGAAATACAGGATTTCCTGGCCTTAGCCCTCTGAGTATTGTATTACGAAGAAACTATGCAGAGAAGCAGGTCTTCGAAAGAACCAAACCTCATTGTAATGTTGGCACAATTGGTCATGTTGACCATGGAAAAACTACCCTAACAGCTGCCATTACCAAAG TATTAGCCGATCTCAATTTGGCCCAAAAGAAAGGTTACTCCGACATTGACAATGCTCCCGAGGAGAAAGCCCGAGGTATTACTATCAATGTGGCCCATGTGGAGTATCAGACTGAAAACAGGCATTATGGCCACACAGACTGCCCTGGGCATGCTGATTACATTAAG AACATGATCACAGGCACAGCCCAAATGGACGGCGCTATCCTCGTAGTAGCCGCCACCGATGGCGTCATGCCTCAAACCCGCGAGCACTTGCTGTTAGCCAAGCAGATCGGTATCCAACATGTTGTGGTGTTCATCAATAAAGTGGATGCGGCTGATCAGGAGATGGTTGAGCTGGTTGAGATGGAGATTAGGGAGCTGATGACCGAAATGGGATATGATGGTGATAAGATTCCAGTTATTAAAG GATCAGCTCTCTGCGCCCTTGAAGGCAAGAGCCCCGAAATCGGCGCCGAAGCTATCACAAGTCTGCTGAAAGAAGTGGATTCCTTCATCCCCACACCTGTCCGGGAGCTGGACAAGCCATTCCTCTTGCCTGTTGAGTCCGTCCACACAATTCCTGGCCGAGGCACTGTTGTTACTGGACGTCTGCATAGAG GAGTATTGAAGAAGGGTACCGAATGTGAAATCGTTGGCCATGGAAAAGTCATGAAATCCACTGTCACAGGCGTCGAAATGTTCCACAAGACCCTCGAAGAGGCCCAGGCCGGCGACCAACTCGGTGCCTTAGTACGTTCGATCAAGAGGGAACAGATCAAACGCGGCATGGTCATGGCTAAACCAGGAACAGTAAAAGCTCACGACAATATCGAAGCAGCGGTATATATCCTCAGCAAGGACGAAGGTGGCAGATCGAAGCCATTCACCTCGTTCATTCAGTTGCAAATGTTCTCTATGACTTGGGATTGCGCGTCGCAAGTTACGATTCCTGATAAGGAGATGGTTATGCCTGGAGAAGATGCGAC CTTGCAATTGCGCCTGGTAAAGCCTATGGTATGCGAAACCGGACAACGCTTCACCCTGCGTTTAGGCGACATGACTCTCGGCACCGGCGTCATCACGAAGATCAACAAAAACCTGTCTGAAGACGACCGACTCAAGCTGATGGAGGGCAAGAAGGCCAGGGAAAAGGCCGCTGCCAAGAAGTAA